TGGGCTCGACGGTGGTGGCGCTCTCCTTCGGGGCCCGGAGCGCGGCCGTGGCGCACGTGGGCGACAGCCGGCTCTACCGGCTACGGGAAGGGCAGTTGGAGGCGCTGACCCGGGACCACTCCCTCCTGGAGGAGATGCGCCAGGCCGGGGTCGAGACGCCCGAGCGGCGGGAGAGTTCCTACGGGCACCTCATCACCCGTGCGCTCGGGACGGACGCCGCCGAACCCACCGTGCAGCGGCTCGAGGTGCGCGCGGGGGATGTGTACCTGCTGTGCTCGGATGGGCTGTACGAGCCGCTCGGACCGGAGCGCATCGCCGCGCGGTTGGGGCAGGGGAGCGCCGCCGGGGTCGCGGAGGCGCTCGTGGAGGAGGCCTATGCGGCCGGGGGGCACGACAACATCACCGCGGTGGTGGTGGACGTGCGGGCGGGGTAGGGGGTCAGGTCACGGAAATCCGTGCGAGCGCCTCGCGCAGGCGCTCGGGCATCGCCACGGCCTTTCGCGACTGGCGATCCACGAAGACATGCACGAAGTACCCGTGGGCCGCGGCCTGTTCCTCGCCCTCCTTGAAGATGCCGATGCCGTAGGTCACCGAGCGGTTGCCGAGCTTTTCCACGCGCAGGCCCGCCCGGAGGCGGTCGGGATACGCGAGCGGGGCGCGGTAGGTGCACCGCGACTCCACGACCAGGCCGATGACGGAGCTGGCGACGATGTCCAGGCCGCCCTCGTGGATGAGGTAGTGGTTCGCGACGGTGTCGAAGTAGCTGTAGTAGGTGACGTTGTTGATGTGGCCGTAGACGTCGTTGTCCATCCACCGGGTGGTGATGGGCAGGAAGTAGCGGTAGCGGTCTGTGCTCTCGGCTTCGGACATGTCGGGTGCCTCCGCTTCGCCTACCAGTAGCGCAGCGCCTTGTGGAACAGCTCGGTGAGGACGGGCCGGGTCATTTCGCGAGGGGCGTTCTGAAGCAGGCGCTGCTGTGGGAAGGCGCCTTCCGTGAGGGCCGCGACGTCGGCTTCGGTGTAGCCCACCCCGCCGAGGCCGTTGGGGATGTGCACCGCGCGCATGATCTGGATGAGCTTCTGGGCGAGCACCTCACCGGCATCCCCAGGAGTGGCGCCACGTACGTCCGCGCCCAGCCACTGCGCGGCCTCCAGGTGGCGCTCGGGGCTCACCTCCGAGGTGTAGCGGAACACGGCCGGGGCATTCACGATGACGGCCATGCCGTGCGGCACCAGGGGCTCTTCCTGGGGGTAACCCGAGGGGCGGAAGTCGCGCACCAGTCCGGCCACGGCGTAGGCCATGCCGTGCGGCGCGTGCACCCCGGCGTTCCCGAAGGCGATGCCCGCCAGCGTGGACGCCCACATCAACTGCTCGCGAGCCTCGTGGTCGTTCGCGTCCGCCACCCCGCGCTCCAGGTACAGGCCCATCAGGCGCAGCGCCTCGCGGCAGCCGAGGTCGCTCCACGGGTTTGCGCCCTGGCTCATGGGCCGCAGGCTCGGACGCGATGGGGCGGGGCGGCGCACGTAGGGCCGGGCGGTATAGGACTCCAACGCGTGGGACAGCACGTCCAGCCCGCTGGCGGCGACCACCTCGCCGGGCAGGGTCGCGGTGCAGTCCGGGTCGATGAGCGCCTCGGTGGGCCGCAGCGCGGGCGAGGCGATGCCCGTCTTCGCTCCCATCGAGAGCAGGTCGAAGATGGTGATGCCGGTGACCTCGCTGCCCGTTCCCGAGGTGGTGGGGCAGGCGATGTGCGGCTTGAGGGGACCGGGCACCGGACGTCCCTCGCCCACCGGCGCGTTGACGTAGGCCAGGAAGTCCGCTGGATGCGTGGCGTAGAGGTTGGCGGCCTTGCACGTGTCGATGACCGAGCCTCCACCCAGGGAGATGTAGCCATCCGGCCGGGCCTCCGAGGCGAAGCGCGCCGCCTCCAGGAAGGACTGGTCGGTGGGCTCGACGTGCACGTGGGTATAGACGACCACGTCCAATCCGGCGGCCTTCAAGGACTGGAG
This genomic interval from Archangium lipolyticum contains the following:
- a CDS encoding PP2C family protein-serine/threonine phosphatase; the protein is MRIDSAGWTHVGRRSHNEDAWAVRADLGLFVVADGLGGYEGGEVASRCVVDTFAGFCERVAHDPEATWPHRLQPSRSREEDLLYNCAWLAQRAVLSRRVGKLREMGSTVVALSFGARSAAVAHVGDSRLYRLREGQLEALTRDHSLLEEMRQAGVETPERRESSYGHLITRALGTDAAEPTVQRLEVRAGDVYLLCSDGLYEPLGPERIAARLGQGSAAGVAEALVEEAYAAGGHDNITAVVVDVRAG
- a CDS encoding acyl-CoA thioesterase, producing the protein MSEAESTDRYRYFLPITTRWMDNDVYGHINNVTYYSYFDTVANHYLIHEGGLDIVASSVIGLVVESRCTYRAPLAYPDRLRAGLRVEKLGNRSVTYGIGIFKEGEEQAAAHGYFVHVFVDRQSRKAVAMPERLREALARISVT
- a CDS encoding hydroxyacid-oxoacid transhydrogenase, producing MGCCHYHPVGEGCDGAFTVDTSRITFGRGCLAEVGDRARALGMKRVALFSDERVARLPHFQKVLQSLKAAGLDVVVYTHVHVEPTDQSFLEAARFASEARPDGYISLGGGSVIDTCKAANLYATHPADFLAYVNAPVGEGRPVPGPLKPHIACPTTSGTGSEVTGITIFDLLSMGAKTGIASPALRPTEALIDPDCTATLPGEVVAASGLDVLSHALESYTARPYVRRPAPSRPSLRPMSQGANPWSDLGCREALRLMGLYLERGVADANDHEAREQLMWASTLAGIAFGNAGVHAPHGMAYAVAGLVRDFRPSGYPQEEPLVPHGMAVIVNAPAVFRYTSEVSPERHLEAAQWLGADVRGATPGDAGEVLAQKLIQIMRAVHIPNGLGGVGYTEADVAALTEGAFPQQRLLQNAPREMTRPVLTELFHKALRYW